A window of Candidatus Margulisiibacteriota bacterium contains these coding sequences:
- a CDS encoding patatin-like phospholipase family protein has product MFFFSKKSKKIGIAFGGGGVRGIAHLGIIQVLLEEKVDVFCASGTSIGALAGAFFAAGRPVEEMLAIVNSLGMKDFMAIDLHFQGLSSSEKTVGKMIKKYIKHDSFSGLKMPFSVVTTDICAGKSVTIKKGSLSKSVSMSANFPTLFSPIEHEGSFYIDGGVFVNVPTKQVRELGAGVVIGIDLNPCENFSCVKKNALDIANRSVDLLIGAQEIKNADLIVRPIKQYHSLIDLRNKKALIEMGKKCAREEIIPFLRKKKLI; this is encoded by the coding sequence ATGTTCTTTTTTTCAAAAAAATCAAAAAAAATTGGAATAGCCTTTGGTGGTGGTGGAGTAAGAGGTATCGCACACTTAGGCATTATTCAGGTCTTGCTGGAAGAAAAGGTTGATGTTTTTTGCGCCTCTGGTACAAGCATTGGTGCTTTAGCTGGAGCTTTTTTTGCAGCTGGTAGACCAGTCGAAGAGATGCTAGCCATAGTAAATAGTTTAGGCATGAAAGATTTTATGGCAATAGACCTTCATTTCCAAGGCTTATCCAGTAGCGAAAAGACGGTTGGCAAAATGATCAAAAAATACATTAAACATGATTCTTTTAGTGGATTAAAGATGCCTTTTTCTGTTGTTACTACAGATATTTGTGCAGGCAAATCTGTAACTATAAAAAAAGGTAGTCTGTCTAAAAGTGTTTCGATGAGCGCTAATTTCCCCACATTATTTTCACCCATTGAACATGAGGGTAGTTTTTATATTGATGGAGGTGTTTTTGTAAATGTTCCGACAAAACAAGTTAGGGAGTTAGGTGCTGGTGTTGTTATTGGTATCGACCTTAATCCTTGCGAGAATTTTTCTTGTGTTAAAAAGAATGCGTTAGACATTGCTAATCGTTCTGTTGATTTGTTAATCGGCGCTCAAGAGATAAAGAATGCGGATTTAATCGTAAGGCCGATTAAGCAATATCATTCCTTAATCGATTTGAGGAACAAGAAAGCCTTAATAGAAATGGGTAAAAAATGTGCGAGGGAAGAAATAATCCCTTTTTTAAGGAAAAAGAAACTTATTTAG
- the thiL gene encoding thiamine-phosphate kinase produces MNEIELIDYLTEGFPIRHNNVVKGIGDDCSVWKENDEYRVFTTDSMVEGDHFLKDWFTSEEIGMRAVETNLSDVASMGAIPTFLYISLIVDDRTSPEWLKGLYKGIRSKCEEHRLTLMGGNITHGKTLSITIGVQGDCKTIPVYRNGARNGDLVVVTGTIGDACVARMVLNKKKQISEALKERLGHPRARIKEAVVIAKFASAMIDISDGIASEARHIATQSNLGVEIDAESIPTRMQVKELASIAGIDVLEAQLRGGEDYELMFTISPDNFDELKKEYYLHSLIGLTPIGKMISKKKYLYLKNKVEHELPKGFDHFSSNINL; encoded by the coding sequence GTGAACGAGATAGAACTTATTGATTATTTAACAGAAGGCTTCCCCATAAGGCACAACAATGTCGTCAAAGGTATCGGCGACGATTGCTCTGTATGGAAAGAAAACGACGAGTATCGTGTTTTTACTACTGATTCCATGGTAGAAGGTGATCATTTTCTGAAAGACTGGTTTACTTCTGAAGAGATAGGCATGCGAGCAGTGGAAACAAACCTCAGTGATGTTGCTTCAATGGGTGCTATCCCCACCTTTTTGTATATTTCCTTGATCGTAGATGACAGAACGTCGCCAGAATGGCTCAAAGGATTGTACAAAGGTATTAGGTCAAAATGTGAAGAACACAGGTTAACTCTGATGGGTGGCAATATAACTCATGGTAAAACCTTATCAATTACGATTGGAGTTCAAGGTGATTGTAAGACTATTCCTGTTTATCGAAATGGCGCTAGAAACGGCGATTTAGTTGTTGTTACCGGAACAATAGGTGATGCTTGCGTTGCTAGAATGGTGTTGAACAAAAAGAAGCAAATCTCCGAAGCACTTAAGGAGAGGTTGGGTCATCCTCGAGCAAGAATAAAAGAAGCAGTGGTAATCGCTAAATTTGCTTCAGCTATGATTGATATTAGTGACGGAATAGCCTCTGAGGCTAGACATATAGCAACTCAAAGTAATCTTGGCGTAGAAATAGATGCAGAAAGCATCCCAACAAGGATGCAGGTAAAAGAACTAGCCTCGATTGCCGGAATAGATGTTTTAGAAGCACAGCTACGAGGAGGAGAAGATTATGAATTAATGTTTACTATTTCTCCTGACAACTTTGATGAACTAAAGAAAGAGTATTATTTGCATTCATTGATTGGGCTAACCCCAATAGGCAAAATGATTTCCAAGAAAAAATACCTGTATTTAAAGAACAAGGTAGAGCATGAACTTCCCAAAGGCTTTGACCATTTTTCAAGTAATATAAACTTGTAA
- a CDS encoding aconitase family protein translates to MKGSILEKILLNHTEKTDFQPGDVIPIKVDHIFIADNSAVPILKAMDDFHLSYPKCPVYLGLTYFHYQQQKNYPEIQMKIINDAQKHQFIVMGELQGHWHHNLLNMNKIKPGNVVVGSDSTINFFSPLNTLSISCGSSDIIKTILTGNIDYLVPRLVNINLIGKLLPQTNAKDVALFLKQEMEALNLKNFAVEFSGTHLATLTQNELHTLSFHHYTINAENFLFPPVIFNRNNTKTIKPDAEAKYYKELRFDVSKLEPMVKLKHEVYSVSDLESIKMHKVFIGNTIGGTIEDFEFLAKILKGKKVAIPCFVTPACNDVLKAVTQKGYLTQIIESGCTLLNPSTGICQSTNGVVVLKNENVLSSGIASLSMSTGKSKANVYTGSVKTAIATAISGKLTSLKEFL, encoded by the coding sequence ATGAAAGGTTCTATACTGGAAAAAATACTTCTTAACCACACAGAAAAAACTGATTTCCAACCAGGAGATGTTATTCCAATAAAAGTAGACCATATTTTTATTGCCGACAACAGCGCTGTTCCTATCCTAAAAGCCATGGACGATTTTCATTTATCTTACCCAAAATGTCCCGTTTACCTTGGGCTAACTTATTTTCATTATCAACAACAAAAAAACTATCCAGAAATCCAAATGAAAATAATTAATGATGCCCAAAAACATCAATTTATTGTCATGGGCGAGTTGCAAGGACACTGGCACCATAATCTATTAAATATGAACAAAATAAAACCTGGAAATGTTGTAGTGGGAAGTGACTCAACTATTAACTTTTTTTCACCACTAAACACCTTAAGTATTAGTTGTGGTAGTAGCGACATTATCAAAACAATTTTAACTGGAAACATAGATTACCTAGTGCCAAGGCTAGTTAACATCAATCTAATCGGTAAACTCCTGCCTCAAACTAACGCTAAAGACGTGGCTTTATTCTTAAAACAAGAAATGGAAGCACTAAATCTAAAAAATTTTGCTGTTGAATTTTCTGGCACGCATTTAGCAACCTTAACTCAAAATGAACTTCATACCTTATCGTTTCACCACTACACAATAAACGCTGAAAACTTTTTGTTTCCACCAGTTATCTTTAACCGTAACAATACAAAAACAATAAAACCGGACGCAGAGGCGAAATACTACAAAGAACTTCGTTTCGACGTATCTAAGCTTGAGCCGATGGTTAAGCTAAAACATGAGGTGTACAGTGTCTCCGATCTGGAAAGCATCAAAATGCACAAAGTGTTTATTGGCAACACTATTGGCGGCACAATTGAAGATTTTGAATTTCTGGCAAAAATCTTGAAAGGTAAAAAAGTAGCAATTCCCTGTTTTGTGACGCCTGCCTGTAATGATGTACTCAAAGCTGTCACACAAAAAGGATACCTAACCCAAATAATTGAATCTGGCTGCACCCTCTTAAATCCTTCTACGGGTATTTGTCAAAGCACCAATGGTGTAGTTGTCTTAAAAAATGAAAACGTTCTTTCCAGCGGAATCGCCAGTTTGTCTATGTCCACGGGGAAAAGCAAAGCAAATGTTTACACCGGCTCAGTAAAAACAGCAATCGCTACAGCTATTTCTGGAAAGCTTACCTCGCTAAAGGAGTTCCTATGA
- the argJ gene encoding bifunctional glutamate N-acetyltransferase/amino-acid acetyltransferase ArgJ, with translation MKTIKGFKFAGIHCGIKKEKKDLGLIYCEKGATCVGVFTKNKFASPTISSAKQILNKNSNKLNAVIVNSGNANCLTGAEGLKNINTVLDSLNSELKLNENSSLNLSTGIIGRPLPITPIKNGMNKLVAELSENVDDFIKAIMTTDTFEKIASKTVLVDGQKINVLGVTKGSGMIQPNMATMLAFIMTDATVDAKTLQETLNYAVNSSFNAITVDSDSSTNDTCLLLASNAGVKINNSNLAIFKDAIQEVSVELAKLIIRDGEGATKFITIKINNASNEQEAKNIFYAIANSPLVKTAIFGENPNFGRILSSAGKINSNIDPDKTTLWLGEYLLYENGSITNQEKQVLDKYMKNKEINITLDLHLGNSCVTGWTSDLSHDYVDINADYN, from the coding sequence ATGAAAACAATAAAAGGATTTAAATTTGCTGGCATTCATTGTGGCATTAAAAAAGAAAAGAAAGACTTAGGACTAATTTATTGTGAAAAAGGAGCAACTTGTGTGGGAGTATTCACCAAAAACAAATTTGCCTCTCCTACAATATCCTCAGCTAAACAAATCCTCAATAAAAACAGTAACAAACTAAATGCTGTCATAGTTAATAGTGGCAATGCTAACTGTTTAACTGGGGCAGAAGGATTAAAAAACATTAATACTGTGCTTGATTCACTAAACTCTGAACTGAAGCTTAACGAAAATTCGTCACTTAATCTTTCAACTGGCATAATCGGTAGGCCCTTGCCAATTACACCAATAAAAAATGGGATGAATAAACTAGTTGCTGAATTGTCTGAAAATGTAGATGATTTTATTAAAGCAATTATGACCACTGATACTTTTGAAAAAATCGCCTCCAAAACAGTGCTGGTGGACGGTCAAAAAATAAACGTCTTAGGCGTAACTAAAGGAAGTGGAATGATTCAGCCCAATATGGCAACTATGCTAGCTTTTATTATGACAGATGCAACCGTTGATGCCAAAACCTTACAAGAAACCCTCAATTACGCAGTTAACTCTTCTTTTAACGCCATTACAGTAGATAGCGACTCCTCAACTAATGACACTTGTTTGCTTCTAGCCAGTAATGCTGGAGTAAAAATAAACAATAGCAACTTAGCTATTTTCAAAGATGCTATCCAAGAAGTCTCTGTCGAACTTGCCAAACTAATAATAAGGGATGGAGAAGGTGCGACGAAATTTATTACAATCAAGATAAACAATGCTTCCAATGAACAAGAAGCAAAAAACATTTTCTATGCAATCGCTAATTCTCCATTAGTAAAAACAGCTATCTTTGGCGAAAATCCTAACTTTGGAAGAATACTGAGTTCTGCTGGTAAAATTAACTCCAATATTGACCCAGACAAAACTACTTTGTGGCTAGGCGAATACTTATTATACGAGAATGGTTCCATCACCAACCAAGAAAAGCAGGTGCTGGATAAATACATGAAGAATAAGGAAATAAACATCACCTTGGATCTACATTTAGGAAATTCTTGCGTAACTGGATGGACCTCAGATTTGTCACATGACTATGTAGATATTAACGCTGATTATAATTAA
- a CDS encoding ATP-binding protein translates to MSWKNIIDCLRTGEDEFTEFLTSVDSVETILKYVIAFLNNKGGRIIVGIDDKNDHLIGSNVSISFIETALQKIEPHSNIEVENVIRSGKNIIYIKVPDGRSKPYSYKNKYYLRKDKDVEKLRKEDLYGIGGAGATAPMNDNFNARQKDAIEFLKIELAITNKIYRTKGDVSHKTAHLELTELLTKGIIDKFGQGRNTAYRLAK, encoded by the coding sequence ATGAGTTGGAAAAACATTATTGATTGCCTACGAACTGGTGAAGACGAGTTTACAGAATTCTTAACTTCGGTTGACTCTGTTGAAACTATTCTAAAATACGTAATAGCTTTCCTCAACAACAAAGGTGGGCGCATTATTGTCGGAATAGATGATAAGAATGATCACCTGATTGGAAGTAATGTTTCGATTAGTTTTATTGAAACTGCTCTTCAGAAAATAGAGCCACATAGCAATATTGAAGTGGAAAATGTCATCAGAAGCGGAAAAAATATTATCTATATTAAAGTTCCCGATGGCAGGTCTAAACCATACTCTTATAAGAATAAATACTATCTTAGAAAAGACAAAGATGTAGAAAAACTTAGAAAAGAAGACCTTTATGGTATTGGTGGTGCTGGGGCTACTGCGCCAATGAACGACAACTTTAATGCACGACAAAAGGATGCTATCGAATTCCTCAAAATAGAGCTCGCCATAACTAACAAAATATACAGAACAAAAGGTGATGTCTCTCATAAAACAGCACACTTAGAGCTAACAGAGCTACTAACCAAAGGAATAATAGATAAATTCGGACAAGGCAGAAATACAGCCTACAGATTGGCTAAATAA